A window of the Helianthus annuus cultivar XRQ/B chromosome 4, HanXRQr2.0-SUNRISE, whole genome shotgun sequence genome harbors these coding sequences:
- the LOC110933619 gene encoding protein ALP1-like encodes MDFSSSSSDSDSEEDAVIVDSVKLAIEFMNEVIQGLTPQPLTIRPHLDRDREAAHDLLVRDYFSESPVYSENLFRRRFRMSRRLFLRVVGDLQNSFEFFQQRRDATGVLGFLGIQKCTSAIRQLAYGTSPDSWDEYLKMSEKVSRDSLEYFCQGVIRIYGKRYLRRPTWSDIQQIYEVHEQVHGLPGMLGSIDCTHWSWGNCPTAWRGQHEQGDHLGPSIMLEAVASYDLWIWHAFFGTAGSNNDINVFHSSPIFNDIVDGVAPGQVFYVNDQEYKYGYYLSDGIYPEWGTIVKAFSHPHDDKRKLFTKKQESARKDIERAFGVLKKRWAIIFNPARMWAKEKIRDVMYACLILHNMILEDEGKAICQSYEGDVPRPPCTISNEQRLRNRAEIRSGDLYNALRADLVEHVWRYHSQELGSDSEEESA; translated from the exons ATGGATTTTTCATCCTCATCATCGGATTCGGATTCTGAAGAAGACGCGGTCATCGTGGACTCGGTCAAGCTAGCAATCGAATTTATGAATGAAGTAATCCAAGGTTTAACTCCACAACCCTTAACAATAAGGCCTCATCTAGACCGGGATCGTGAAGCGGCTCATGATCTATTGGTACGTGACTACTTTTCCGAAAGCCCGGTTTACAGTGAAAATCTTTTTAGGCGACGTTTTCGTATGAGTCGGCGACTTTTTCTACGAGTAGTTGGAGATTTGCAAAACTCTTTTGAATTTTTCCAACAAAGACGTGATGCTACGGGAGTACTCGGTTTTTTGGGTAtacaaaaatgtacgtcggcTATTCGTCAACTTGCGTACGGGACCTCACCGGACTCGTGGGATGAATACTTAAAAATGTCCGAAAAAGTATCGCGAGATAGTCTTGAATATTTTTGCCAAG GTGTGATACGAATATATGGTAAGAGATATCTTAGGAGGCCAACATGGAGCGACATTCAGCAAATATACGAGGTGCATGAACAAGTCCACGGTCTTCCCGGTATGCTTGGTAGCATCGATTGCACGCATTGGTCATGGGGAAATTGTCCAACGGCTTGGCGAGGTCAGCATGAGCAAGGCGATCATCTAGGCCCAAGCATTATGCTTGAAGCCGTGGCATCATATGATCtttggatttggcatgctttctTTGGTACAGCTGGATCCAACAACGACATCAACGTTTTTCATTCATCACCGATTTTCAACGATATTGTTGATGGAGTTGCACCTGGGCAAGTCTTCTATGTTAATGATCAAGAGTACAAGTATGGATACTATTTGTCCGATGGTATATATCCAGAGTGGGGCACTATTGTCAAGGCGTTTTCACACCCACACGACGACAAAAGAAAACTTTTCACAAAAAAACAAGAGTCCGCAAGAAAAGACATCGAACGTGCATTTGGGGTTCTGAAGAAGCGTTGGGCAATCATTTTCAATCCGGCACGTATGTGGGCAAAAGAAAAAATAAGAGATGTTATGTACGCGTGCTTGATTCTACATAatatgattttggaggatgaaggtaaGGCGATATGCCAAAGCTATGAAGGTGATGTTCCACGACCTCCTTGTACGATAAGCAATGAGCAGAGGCTTCGAAATCGCGCGGAAATTCGTTCTGGTGACCTTTATAATGCCCTTCGTGCGGATTTGGTTGAGCATGTTTGGCGTTATCATTCTCAAGAGTTGGGCTCGGACTCAGAAGAGGAGTCAgcttag